TAACtctattaaaaatgatatgatgttatattatatatatatatatatatatatatatatatatatatacaaaacaaattaatatatacataagaatatattatttgttatatcatttacatgtttttttttcttttgtttttttataatctttttaattttttttactttttttcCGTCTTTTACTTCTATAACTTCTATAATTTCTGTTACTTCTTTAActtctttttcattttcagtatctacatttttattttctgTATCTACTTTTTGACTTTCTGTATCTCCTTTTTTAACTTGTTTTTTAACGTGCTTTTTTACTACTTTTCtggtttttttttgttttccGGAATCACtttcttcattttgttcattAGTTAGATCtgattttttttcttcatcttcCTTTGCTTGACTAGAAACAGTGCTTGAAGATGTTTTTTGCTTACTTTTTCTTAAGGTagttttttctttttttgtattGGTCTCTTCGCCTTCAGCTAAAATTCTGCTTTCTC
This region of Plasmodium gaboni strain SY75 chromosome Unknown, whole genome shotgun sequence genomic DNA includes:
- a CDS encoding glycophorin binding protein, translated to MRRSNVSDVKSSGVSNCKSFNSKNSLSAFHSKKIILIFGIIYVALLNAYICGDKYKKAVDYSYRESRILAEGEETNTKKEKTTLRKSKQKTSSSTVSSQAKEDEEKKSDLTNEQNEESDSGKQKKTRKVVKKHVKKQVKKGDTESQKVDTENKNVDTENEKEVKEVTEIIEVIEVKDGKKVKKIKKIIKKQKKKKHVNDITNNIFLCIY